One region of Gammaproteobacteria bacterium genomic DNA includes:
- a CDS encoding CBS domain-containing protein → MRNGIPSIKQVMTSFPYWISNDTTVQQALLLMKEKGIHHLPIKNENELVGVITRKDIEKFLHYQENEIEAAKQQTVTDLYIKNPYIVDINEPLDNVLMHMAHSHIGSVLVTRNGRLAGVFTTNDACRTFGEFLRERYRPSPGDDVA, encoded by the coding sequence ATGCGAAACGGAATTCCCAGCATAAAACAGGTAATGACATCTTTTCCGTACTGGATATCAAACGATACCACCGTACAGCAGGCGCTACTGCTAATGAAGGAAAAGGGGATTCATCACCTGCCGATTAAAAATGAAAATGAACTCGTTGGTGTGATTACCAGAAAAGACATAGAAAAGTTTTTGCATTACCAGGAAAACGAAATCGAAGCGGCGAAGCAGCAGACCGTAACCGATTTGTATATCAAGAATCCATATATCGTCGATATCAATGAGCCGCTCGATAATGTGCTGATGCACATGGCGCATTCACATATCGGCTCAGTATTGGTGACAAGAAACGGCAGATTGGCCGGGGTATTTACCACCAATGATGCATGTCGAACATTCGGCGAATTTCTACGCGAGCGTTACCGACCCAGCCCAGGCGACGATGTCGCCTGA
- a CDS encoding SBBP repeat-containing protein has translation MPTTKAGRLLPVFAAAIYCASSMAATIGGSQTDYSTIVLTAESGSVYFVGSTYSTDLIESRPSKTTQDSDVFVIKWDNDTQQAKSIFFIAGSGQDIARGAVVDASGDIYIAIETNSSDLPVTEDAYPYQGDWDGYITKITPTGNILTAAYLGGSGTDYAHAIAVDSLSNIYVVGETRSTDFPTTSNALTASCSEVGICNNANGFLSKIDNKLGQFSLVYSSYFGGQSYDSIHTIALDYLGRVHLGGETDSNDLPLSFPSYDRLQGEYDGFIALFDLGGEDNGLVYSSYLGGSGYDSVRRISVSDIGQTIATGETGSADFPVSGSPIAKFCAMEKLACNTPDRSHTDIFITMIDHVDHQQPYYSTLYGGSSDEAPTHIAWFKDQIYVSGITFSDDFATSLKATLSKRECGDQCAQKSSGFIMRLDPNKSGRGALTYSSYLSGYTNTSKITFGVRNEQLILLGEALSGSNNTEVLYSTTTDDFPADQLASPKPKRWWCCSIEFPSMLLGIFLMTLLRFIGRHKLFLVAKR, from the coding sequence ATGCCAACAACAAAAGCAGGCAGATTACTGCCAGTCTTTGCCGCGGCAATTTATTGCGCCTCGTCTATGGCCGCTACCATTGGCGGTAGCCAAACGGATTATTCAACCATTGTCCTCACCGCCGAAAGCGGCAGCGTCTATTTCGTCGGCAGTACCTATTCAACGGATTTGATCGAGTCACGACCATCTAAAACAACGCAAGACAGCGATGTCTTCGTCATAAAATGGGATAACGATACACAGCAAGCGAAAAGCATTTTCTTCATTGCAGGAAGTGGGCAGGATATCGCTCGCGGCGCAGTGGTGGACGCTAGTGGCGATATTTATATCGCAATTGAAACGAATTCCAGCGACTTACCTGTCACAGAAGACGCCTATCCCTATCAGGGGGACTGGGACGGCTACATAACCAAAATCACTCCCACTGGAAACATTCTTACAGCCGCCTATCTAGGCGGCAGTGGTACAGATTACGCGCACGCCATTGCTGTTGACAGCCTGTCCAATATCTATGTTGTAGGAGAAACCCGCTCAACGGATTTCCCAACCACCTCTAACGCACTAACCGCATCTTGCTCAGAGGTTGGCATCTGTAATAATGCGAATGGCTTTTTGAGTAAAATCGATAACAAGCTCGGGCAGTTTTCACTGGTATACAGCAGCTATTTTGGCGGCCAATCATACGACAGCATCCACACCATCGCCTTAGACTATTTAGGTCGCGTACACCTCGGAGGAGAAACTGATTCCAATGATCTCCCTTTAAGTTTTCCCAGCTACGACCGGCTTCAGGGTGAGTATGATGGGTTTATCGCCTTATTCGATCTTGGCGGAGAAGACAACGGCCTGGTTTACAGTAGTTATCTGGGCGGCAGCGGTTACGACAGCGTGCGCCGTATTAGTGTAAGTGATATCGGCCAAACCATTGCTACCGGCGAAACCGGTTCTGCAGATTTTCCTGTTTCAGGATCTCCTATTGCTAAGTTTTGCGCGATGGAGAAATTGGCCTGCAATACGCCCGATCGCAGCCACACTGACATCTTCATTACGATGATAGACCATGTCGACCACCAACAACCTTACTACTCTACGCTTTACGGGGGCAGTTCAGACGAAGCCCCAACACATATTGCGTGGTTTAAAGACCAAATTTATGTCTCTGGAATTACCTTTTCTGATGACTTTGCTACCTCGCTCAAGGCAACACTGAGTAAACGTGAATGTGGTGATCAATGCGCTCAGAAGTCGAGTGGCTTCATCATGCGACTTGATCCAAACAAATCAGGCCGGGGTGCGCTGACGTATTCTTCCTATCTTAGTGGATACACAAACACCAGCAAGATTACGTTCGGCGTCAGAAATGAACAGCTTATATTGCTTGGTGAAGCTCTCTCAGGATCAAATAACACCGAAGTGCTTTACTCAACTACTACCGATGATTTCCCCGCTGACCAGCTAGCCAGCCCTAAACCCAAACGCTGGTGGTGTTGCAGCATAGAGTTTCCTAGCATGCTACTCGGTATTTTTCTCATGACCCTATTGCGTTTTATTGGTCGTCATAAGTTATTTTTAGTTGCCAAGCGCTAA
- a CDS encoding TolC family outer membrane protein, producing the protein MSKKLLVSSSVFFLTFLSSAHATNTSSRGLLDIYQLALSNDATYAAERFDADALHASGSLYNSQLLPDVRLSANYAYNRNQVDYAPGSSLSDFERDFKSRGATLQLRQPVLRVDRYFGYRRDAINQQLSELNLKLAEQNLILRIASIYFENLRETENLSVAVARKNAFLRSLDKANLSFQLGTNTITDKLEAQARFDLASSDEIEARSRLSSARENMRLITGSVYTPFPLREDNVLPKLDNDNINGWKTKSESNNADLRKSMLSLQQASQHVNAVRSEFLPQLELVGALSYYEGLSFGSDQTRNEASATLQFEMPIFSGGATSSKLRQAVAQRERQRFLQEQMARDVEIRTQTTYLSVIDGYARLDALSQAVKSSQSAMEATQKGLEVGIRTNLDLLNAQQQYFETKRDYINQRFKYLYALLELKAIAGELDLEDLKKLDRLFGPADT; encoded by the coding sequence ATGTCTAAAAAATTACTTGTAAGCAGTAGCGTTTTTTTTCTGACATTCCTGTCTTCCGCTCATGCCACAAACACTTCCTCCAGAGGATTGCTGGATATCTACCAACTCGCACTTAGTAATGACGCTACCTACGCTGCGGAAAGATTTGACGCGGATGCGCTACATGCTAGTGGGAGTCTTTATAACTCCCAATTACTCCCTGACGTCAGACTATCGGCAAATTACGCCTACAACCGCAACCAGGTGGATTATGCTCCGGGTTCCAGCCTGAGTGACTTTGAACGGGACTTCAAAAGCCGAGGCGCGACTCTGCAACTGCGCCAGCCCGTTTTACGAGTGGACCGATACTTTGGCTATCGCCGTGATGCTATCAACCAGCAGTTGAGTGAGCTAAACCTGAAGCTCGCGGAACAAAACCTTATACTGCGAATCGCCAGTATTTACTTCGAAAATTTGCGTGAAACTGAGAATCTGTCCGTAGCCGTTGCACGCAAGAATGCCTTTCTCAGGAGTCTCGATAAAGCGAATCTCAGCTTTCAGTTGGGAACGAATACGATTACAGACAAACTGGAAGCCCAGGCCAGATTTGATTTGGCCAGTTCGGACGAAATTGAAGCACGAAGTCGCTTGTCGTCTGCAAGGGAAAACATGCGTTTGATTACGGGTAGCGTCTATACTCCCTTTCCGCTTCGCGAAGACAATGTATTGCCCAAATTGGACAACGACAATATCAACGGCTGGAAGACGAAATCGGAAAGTAATAATGCCGATTTACGAAAATCCATGCTGTCTTTGCAACAGGCAAGTCAACACGTCAATGCGGTTCGGTCAGAGTTTCTGCCACAGCTCGAATTGGTCGGCGCGTTGTCATATTACGAAGGACTTTCATTTGGAAGTGATCAGACACGTAACGAGGCGTCCGCTACTCTTCAATTCGAGATGCCCATATTTTCCGGGGGTGCTACCTCCAGCAAGCTGCGTCAGGCTGTGGCCCAACGGGAACGCCAACGCTTTCTGCAAGAACAAATGGCGCGCGATGTCGAAATCAGGACTCAAACCACCTATCTCAGCGTTATAGATGGCTATGCGCGTCTGGATGCGCTGTCCCAGGCGGTGAAGTCATCCCAAAGCGCAATGGAAGCCACGCAAAAAGGCCTTGAGGTCGGCATCCGCACTAATCTGGATTTACTCAATGCTCAGCAGCAGTATTTTGAAACCAAACGCGACTATATTAATCAACGTTTCAAGTATCTGTATGCATTGTTAGAGCTGAAGGCAATTGCCGGAGAACTCGACCTGGAGGACTTGAAAAAACTGGATCGACTCTTCGGCCCGGCCGATACATAA
- a CDS encoding YceI family protein, with protein MRKTILGFLLATLPVASMAASYQLDPTHTYPNFTINHLGFSTMNGTFLETAGSFEMDQDKGTGSVQVTIKADSIFTGFKKRDDHLRSPDFFNVGEFPEITFKSTSVKFSGKDKATVNGKLTIMGVTKDVTLDVDAIHCGPHPFNKKETCGFNATTSVMRSDFGIKYGVPAIGDHVSIRLEAEGVLQ; from the coding sequence ATGCGTAAAACCATATTGGGCTTTTTGTTGGCGACACTTCCCGTAGCATCTATGGCGGCGTCTTATCAGTTAGATCCGACCCATACCTATCCGAACTTCACCATTAATCACTTGGGATTTTCTACCATGAATGGAACGTTTCTGGAAACAGCAGGAAGTTTCGAAATGGACCAGGATAAGGGCACTGGCTCCGTACAGGTCACTATCAAGGCAGATTCTATTTTTACCGGTTTCAAAAAGCGTGATGACCACCTGCGCTCACCGGATTTTTTCAATGTTGGTGAATTCCCTGAGATCACTTTTAAATCAACCTCAGTAAAATTTAGTGGAAAAGACAAGGCAACAGTGAATGGTAAACTTACCATCATGGGTGTAACTAAAGACGTGACTCTGGACGTCGATGCGATCCATTGTGGTCCACACCCGTTCAACAAGAAAGAAACCTGTGGCTTTAACGCAACAACAAGCGTTATGCGTTCTGATTTCGGCATCAAGTACGGTGTACCAGCGATTGGCGATCATGTCTCCATTCGTCTTGAAGCTGAAGGTGTATTGCAGTAA
- a CDS encoding L,D-transpeptidase, giving the protein MMYRIEVDVPNQTLTLFLNESVHKTFRIATGKKGVGEKFGSEQTPRGRHIIRAKVGAGAAPNTVFVGRRPTGEIYTPSMRELHPKRDWILTRIMWLSGLEPGFNRLGDVDTMRRYVYIHGCPDEDEMGIPSSHGCVKMRNKDVITLFDTVPAGTPVLIKDGELVK; this is encoded by the coding sequence GTGATGTATCGCATCGAAGTTGACGTTCCCAATCAAACACTCACACTTTTCTTGAACGAGTCGGTTCACAAAACATTTCGAATCGCTACAGGTAAAAAAGGCGTGGGCGAAAAATTCGGTAGTGAACAAACCCCTCGCGGCCGACATATCATACGCGCAAAAGTAGGCGCCGGGGCCGCGCCTAATACGGTATTCGTTGGACGTCGTCCGACCGGGGAAATATATACGCCATCCATGCGCGAACTCCATCCAAAACGCGACTGGATCTTAACGCGTATTATGTGGCTTAGCGGTCTGGAACCTGGATTTAATCGCCTGGGTGACGTTGATACCATGCGTCGCTATGTCTATATACACGGTTGTCCAGATGAGGATGAGATGGGTATTCCCTCCTCTCACGGTTGCGTCAAAATGCGTAATAAAGACGTGATCACATTGTTTGATACCGTTCCAGCGGGAACACCGGTCCTTATCAAAGACGGCGAATTGGTGAAATAA
- a CDS encoding CYTH domain-containing protein gives MAKEIERKFTVIHDGWKAQATASSRFRQGYMGNDDKASIRVRLENDRAFLNIKSATLGIQRHEYEYEIPVSDAEEMLDQLCRKPLIEKVRHFVEFEGNTWEVDVFEGDNAGLVVAEIELEDEQETFSVPDWAGEDVSHDTRYYNVCLVKHPYKDWS, from the coding sequence ATGGCAAAAGAGATAGAACGTAAATTTACCGTAATCCATGATGGCTGGAAAGCACAGGCCACTGCTTCGTCCCGTTTCCGTCAGGGTTATATGGGAAACGATGACAAGGCCTCGATACGTGTGCGCCTCGAAAATGACCGCGCGTTTCTGAATATCAAGAGCGCCACGCTTGGAATTCAGCGACACGAATACGAATATGAAATTCCCGTATCGGATGCCGAGGAGATGTTAGATCAATTGTGTCGCAAACCCCTTATCGAGAAGGTCCGACACTTTGTCGAATTTGAAGGTAACACATGGGAAGTGGATGTATTTGAGGGTGACAATGCAGGATTGGTCGTTGCCGAGATAGAATTAGAAGATGAACAGGAAACGTTTTCTGTACCCGATTGGGCAGGTGAAGATGTCTCGCACGATACTCGTTACTACAATGTTTGTTTGGTCAAACATCCCTATAAGGACTGGTCGTGA
- a CDS encoding S4 domain-containing protein, giving the protein MQFQDSSEPVRLDKWLWAARFYKTRSLATEAISGGKVHVDGDRVKPSKKVGLGAKLEITQGEFVTIVTVKRLLEKRGPASVALTMYEETEESRVKREALQQHQKYTRMGLQSEGRPDKKGRRQIRRMKYGD; this is encoded by the coding sequence ATGCAATTTCAAGACTCATCAGAACCCGTCCGTCTGGATAAATGGTTGTGGGCGGCGCGTTTCTACAAGACACGTTCTCTGGCGACTGAAGCCATCAGTGGCGGTAAGGTGCATGTGGATGGCGATCGCGTGAAACCGAGCAAGAAAGTCGGGCTGGGCGCCAAGCTGGAGATTACGCAAGGTGAATTTGTCACCATTGTAACGGTGAAACGCCTACTGGAAAAACGTGGACCGGCGAGCGTCGCGTTAACCATGTATGAGGAAACAGAAGAAAGTCGTGTTAAACGCGAAGCGCTGCAGCAACATCAAAAATACACGCGTATGGGTTTACAGAGCGAGGGACGACCGGATAAAAAAGGGCGACGTCAAATTCGCCGTATGAAATATGGTGATTAG
- a CDS encoding M48 family metalloprotease: MNHPRRLSFSLLILLSTLLCYVFSLSRAEASDFRSRAHHKAFDESTQSDVVAEIEFGQTIAARLLGGISLNDNYNLTHYVSLVGKSLARNCGRPELEFHFGVLDMEKVNAYSTPGGYIFVSLGAIKLMKDESELAAVLAHEIAHITQKHIVNEFNIKGKDDSTVSGVTRIIGGSSDSARVAFFQAVDKAMELLLEKGFKHSDELESDQVATLLLAQTGYDPSALKRFLQREIQASEQNSALRSSTHPPTTERLDALNAVLESEGLNDIELARGAKRFQQYVAR; this comes from the coding sequence ATGAACCATCCACGCCGCCTGAGTTTCTCGCTACTGATACTGCTTAGCACACTGTTGTGCTATGTATTTTCATTGAGCCGAGCCGAGGCCAGTGACTTTCGTTCACGCGCACACCACAAAGCATTTGATGAAAGCACGCAAAGCGACGTCGTCGCAGAAATTGAATTCGGACAAACCATTGCCGCTCGCTTGCTTGGCGGCATTTCCCTAAACGACAATTACAATCTTACGCACTACGTATCTCTGGTAGGCAAAAGCCTGGCACGTAACTGTGGACGCCCCGAATTAGAATTTCACTTCGGTGTTCTCGATATGGAAAAAGTCAATGCCTACTCTACACCCGGTGGATACATATTTGTCAGTCTTGGCGCAATTAAGCTAATGAAGGACGAGTCTGAGTTAGCGGCAGTTCTTGCGCACGAAATTGCGCATATTACACAGAAACACATTGTCAATGAATTCAACATAAAAGGGAAAGACGACTCCACTGTCAGTGGCGTTACACGCATTATAGGTGGCTCCAGTGACTCTGCCCGCGTGGCATTCTTTCAGGCAGTAGACAAGGCGATGGAGCTACTTCTGGAAAAAGGATTTAAACATAGCGATGAGCTTGAGTCAGACCAGGTAGCGACATTACTACTGGCACAGACCGGATACGATCCATCTGCATTAAAGCGATTTTTACAGCGTGAAATACAGGCTAGCGAACAAAACAGTGCATTGCGATCAAGCACACACCCTCCGACAACTGAACGCCTGGATGCACTAAACGCCGTACTTGAAAGCGAAGGTTTAAACGATATAGAACTCGCGCGTGGCGCGAAAAGGTTCCAACAATATGTTGCGCGGTAA
- a CDS encoding SH3 domain-containing protein, producing the protein MRKQLLLAAALMMAGGMAQAEESFLYILSARAKLFAEPSFQSKSLEKISKGQKVVSLQKTNNWFKVKYRDQVGWLSRLSVSPHPPMKRVSLLAKGDDNLIQQSRMRSSAVSTTAAVRGLRDDGSRARVSDKNVANFTALTRVETSDITDHDVELFLAELN; encoded by the coding sequence ATGAGGAAACAATTACTACTAGCAGCTGCACTCATGATGGCAGGTGGAATGGCTCAGGCAGAAGAGAGCTTTCTTTACATATTGAGTGCCAGAGCGAAGCTGTTTGCCGAACCTTCGTTTCAGTCTAAATCACTTGAAAAGATTTCAAAGGGACAGAAGGTTGTGTCACTTCAAAAAACCAATAACTGGTTTAAAGTGAAATATCGCGATCAAGTCGGCTGGTTATCACGTTTATCTGTGTCACCACACCCACCTATGAAGCGCGTGAGCCTGCTCGCTAAAGGTGACGACAATCTGATTCAACAATCCCGTATGCGCTCTTCAGCCGTTTCAACCACTGCGGCGGTTCGTGGATTACGTGATGATGGAAGCCGTGCTCGTGTGTCTGACAAGAATGTCGCCAATTTCACTGCACTTACTCGCGTCGAAACCAGTGACATTACAGACCATGACGTAGAGCTATTCCTGGCCGAGTTAAATTAA
- a CDS encoding adenylate/guanylate cyclase domain-containing protein: protein MAREKTEFKLHRALLIAALSIAFTLASYYSGLLNLPEGWSYDLRMTYTQKGTQLDDRVAVVLIDDASLNALDDVAGRWPWPRSIHADLIDFLSLGNPRAVLFDITFFEKALFNPKVEDINPHDQRLVLTTHILPNVYHAMRLVVDKEDDVNKGLLNQDIPPSFAQRLSLENRYQSQFDVTNLNIDIKTPSNNVFYLPFPELADAANGIGVVDMNSENDGVYRTARLFHRYGEQIYPALSVTSVVDQILPPNIVRRGGNIHFGDLKIPVDEREHMWVKFYENYPAYSYSGLIASQFQIQNGDLENLMVDPALFEDKIVFVGASAAGLEDLKHTPIDARLPGVMIHASIASSILNQDFLTPPNRIFTLLLVILLAILTSIGSLMPRSSWAKNANPAWILLGFGSAAYFAFQHGWVLEMAAPSTAIVAAWVLAFSVLVFTEGKEKRRFKRMMSQYLSPAVLQTVVSNHEEFAKAEVGTRENISILFSDIRSFTNMSEQLAPEKVVEMLNHYFSSMTDAIFTYEGTIDKFIGDAIMAFWGAPIKVENHADRATLAAVDMLYRLQEVNKWLQANQYPSIAIGVGIHTGDAILGNIGSENKLDYTIIGDNVNLASRIEGLTKTYHSQILITEDTYQRLSVDMPCQMLDLVKVKGKQHPIRIYRPLAHPERSSTEHLKQAKLAAEASENAFAAYLKRDWEKAKAIWSQFSDDPVSEELVKRCNWLRKNPPGDDWDGSHTMTTK, encoded by the coding sequence ATGGCGAGAGAAAAAACTGAATTTAAATTGCATCGCGCGCTACTCATTGCCGCCTTGAGTATTGCTTTTACGCTCGCGAGCTACTATTCAGGCCTACTCAATCTGCCTGAAGGCTGGAGTTATGATTTGCGCATGACATATACGCAAAAAGGAACTCAACTTGATGACAGAGTCGCTGTTGTGCTCATAGACGATGCATCATTGAATGCGCTCGATGATGTCGCTGGTCGTTGGCCATGGCCACGATCGATACATGCCGATTTAATCGATTTCCTGTCATTGGGTAATCCACGTGCGGTCCTATTTGATATTACGTTTTTTGAAAAAGCCCTGTTCAACCCTAAAGTGGAAGATATCAATCCACACGATCAGCGTCTGGTACTGACGACGCATATTCTACCAAACGTCTACCACGCGATGCGTCTGGTTGTAGATAAGGAAGATGATGTCAACAAAGGTTTGCTCAACCAGGATATCCCTCCGTCATTTGCGCAACGTTTGTCCCTTGAAAATCGCTATCAAAGTCAGTTCGATGTGACCAATTTAAATATCGATATTAAAACACCCTCCAATAATGTTTTCTATTTGCCGTTTCCAGAACTCGCAGATGCCGCTAACGGTATCGGTGTCGTTGACATGAATAGCGAAAATGACGGTGTTTACCGTACCGCAAGACTGTTTCACCGTTATGGTGAACAAATCTATCCAGCGCTTTCTGTCACAAGTGTAGTCGATCAGATACTACCACCCAACATTGTACGTCGTGGTGGAAATATTCACTTTGGCGATCTAAAGATTCCAGTAGATGAAAGAGAACACATGTGGGTGAAATTTTATGAAAACTATCCTGCTTATTCCTACTCGGGTCTTATTGCATCGCAGTTTCAGATTCAGAATGGTGATCTCGAAAATTTAATGGTTGACCCTGCGCTCTTTGAAGACAAAATAGTATTCGTTGGTGCAAGCGCGGCGGGTCTGGAAGACTTAAAACACACCCCTATAGACGCACGTTTGCCCGGTGTGATGATACATGCGTCCATCGCCAGTAGTATTTTGAATCAGGATTTCCTGACGCCACCCAATCGCATTTTTACATTGCTACTGGTTATTCTTCTCGCCATTCTGACGAGCATAGGCTCGCTTATGCCGCGTAGTAGCTGGGCGAAGAATGCAAACCCTGCCTGGATATTGCTTGGATTTGGTTCAGCTGCCTATTTTGCGTTTCAACATGGATGGGTACTGGAGATGGCAGCGCCGTCAACTGCCATTGTTGCCGCATGGGTTTTGGCATTCTCTGTTCTGGTGTTTACTGAGGGCAAGGAAAAACGCCGGTTCAAACGCATGATGTCGCAATACCTTTCACCTGCGGTGCTACAAACTGTTGTCAGCAATCACGAGGAATTTGCCAAAGCCGAAGTCGGAACGCGGGAAAATATTTCGATTCTTTTTTCTGACATACGCAGTTTCACCAATATGTCGGAACAACTCGCGCCAGAAAAAGTAGTGGAGATGCTTAATCACTACTTTTCTTCTATGACAGACGCAATCTTTACCTATGAAGGCACAATAGACAAATTCATTGGCGATGCCATTATGGCTTTTTGGGGCGCGCCGATTAAAGTCGAAAATCATGCGGATCGTGCAACCCTGGCTGCTGTTGACATGCTGTATCGTCTGCAGGAGGTCAATAAATGGCTGCAGGCCAATCAGTATCCCTCCATCGCAATTGGTGTTGGAATTCATACCGGCGACGCCATACTTGGCAACATTGGCTCTGAGAACAAGCTCGACTACACCATCATCGGTGATAACGTTAACCTCGCCTCACGTATCGAAGGTCTAACCAAAACTTACCATAGTCAAATTCTCATTACCGAAGACACCTACCAACGACTGAGCGTCGACATGCCGTGTCAAATGTTAGACCTGGTAAAGGTAAAGGGAAAACAACATCCAATTCGCATCTATCGTCCGTTGGCTCACCCAGAGCGCAGCTCGACTGAACATCTCAAGCAGGCCAAACTCGCCGCAGAAGCCTCTGAAAACGCCTTCGCGGCCTACCTCAAACGCGATTGGGAGAAAGCCAAAGCCATCTGGTCGCAATTCTCAGATGATCCTGTGAGCGAAGAATTGGTAAAAAGATGTAATTGGCTGCGAAAAAATCCACCCGGAGATGATTGGGACGGCTCCCACACAATGACCACTAAATGA
- a CDS encoding NUDIX domain-containing protein yields MHILSAGVVVVHNVDGEYRYLLLRAFQHWDFPKGMVEAGESPIEAAIREVWEETTLQELQFHWTEQYKETGPYGRGKVARYYIAETLTDKVDLPINPALGHAEHEEFRWVSFEQAKQLISPRVRTVLEWAHDIIKYHNPRN; encoded by the coding sequence ATGCATATTTTATCGGCGGGCGTTGTTGTGGTTCACAATGTTGACGGTGAGTACCGTTATCTGTTGCTGCGCGCCTTTCAACACTGGGATTTTCCCAAGGGTATGGTCGAGGCAGGAGAGTCTCCAATTGAGGCCGCAATACGGGAGGTGTGGGAGGAAACCACACTCCAGGAATTGCAATTTCATTGGACGGAGCAGTACAAAGAAACAGGCCCCTATGGTAGGGGGAAGGTCGCTCGCTACTATATCGCTGAAACACTGACTGACAAAGTGGATTTACCCATTAACCCGGCCCTTGGACACGCAGAACACGAAGAATTTCGCTGGGTTAGCTTTGAACAGGCCAAACAGTTGATCTCACCCCGGGTGCGTACAGTGCTTGAATGGGCTCATGACATCATCAAATATCACAATCCTCGCAACTAG